AGTTCTTTGTAGGTGTCGGGGACcggaggggtgcagggctggagggtgggggtccctggggacgtgggggggttCCCGTCCTCATGCCAGCTCCGCAGGTGCAGAACGACCAGTGCCAGCCCACGGTGGAGGAGTCGCGCTGGATGCGGACGACGGAGAAGGGCTGGGAGTTTCACAGCgtgagtggggggggggcgggaggtgACACGGGAGGGTCCCTCAGGACATCCCCCGGGGTCCCTTGTCCCTCCCCTGGGAAGAAGAAGCTTTATGAGGAGGCGGagggggtggtgggtgatggcAGACAGGGGTTAGCGCCTcaacccccccacccatgggtgccaaccccctccccagccgtgGGatcacccaaccccccccccccaacacccccccaccccttttccaGGTGGAGCTGAGCCGCGGCAACAACGTGCTGTACTGGCGGACCACGGCTTTCTCCGTCTGGTCCAAGGTCCCCAAGCCGGTGCTGGTGAGGAACATCGGCATCACAGGTAGGTGGGTGCAGActggggggggtctcaccccccccccccaatggcTCCTGCACCCTGAGCACCCTCCTGCTGCCAGGGGTGGCTTATACCTCCGAGTGCTTCCCCTGCAAACCCGGCACCTacgcccccgccgccggctcctccgcctgccagctctgccccgcCGACACCTTCTCCAGCAAAGGAGCCACCGcctgccagccctgcgagcccGCCACCTACGCCGGTGAGAGGCGGCAGCGGGGTCCCCTCGTCCCCTCACCCAGAGGTGGCAGCAGGGTCCCCTCGTCCCCCCTTGCCCTGCGGGGATGcccctggggaagggagaggtgatGTGAGGGACAGGGAGGACCTGCTATCCCTTGGTGGGGTGGGGACGTGGGCATGGGGCGGGCAGGGCATCCCGTGGGGACGGTGGTAAGGTCCCCTCGCCGGGCTGGCTCAGCCGCCGTCTCCCCCGCGGTCAGCAGAGCCCGGCTCGGCGTCCTGCAAAGCGCGGCCGCCCTGCACCGACAAGGATTACTTCTACACCCACACCGCCTGCGACGCCCGCGGGGAGgtagggccgggggggggggttatATCAGGGGGCTGGTaccctgcctgtgtcccccccctgcccagctcagccccccgctcccgcccgggcaGACCCAGCTGATGTTCAAGTGGGCAGAGCCGAAAATCTGCAGCGAGGAGCTTCCCCAGGCGGCCAAGCTGCCCCCGTCCGGCGTGAAAACCAAGTGCCCCCCCTGCAACCCCGGCTTCGCCAAAAGCAACGGCAGCGCCTGCCAGCCCTGTCCCTACGGCTCCTACTCCAACGGCTCCGGTAAGGACGTCCCCGGCATTGTCCCCAAGGGGTGACCGGGGCACCCGGAGTTGCCGGGGGGGGAAGTGGGTGCCACCCCGGTGCAGGGTtgtccccctctgtccccaggctgcctCAGCTGCCCGGCGGGCACCGAGCCGGCGCTGGGGTTGGAGTACAAGTGGTGGAATGTGTTGCCCCCCAACATGGAGACCACCGTCCTCAGCGGCATCAACTTCGAGTACAAGGGAATGGCAGGTAGCGCCGGGACGCTGTCCCCTCGCCGTCCCCTCCTGCGGGGGCAGCCGGGGACCCCGCTGAGCCATCACCGTGTCCTTGCAGGCTGGGAGGTGGCCGGGGACTACATCTACACGGCGGCGGGAGCCTCCGATAATGACTTCATGATCCTCACGCTGGTGGTCCCTGGCTTCAGGTGAGGTGGGAACCAGCGCCGGGGTGTCCCCAAAGAGCGGGGAGGGGACAGCGCCATGGGGCAGAGCCTGGCAGTGTCCTCACACCGTCCCCACGCTGTCCCCAGCCCTCCGAGCccggtgctggaggatgcggagagCAAGGAGGTGGCCAGGATCACCTTCGTCTTTGAGACGGTCTGCAGCGTCAGCTGCGAGCTCTACTTCATGGTGGTGagtgggggggacacggcggggatTTGGAGGGGGGAAACACCAGGTTGGTGGGGGACACATccagtttgggggggtcccagcatccccgtgtccccacaggGCGTCAACTCCCGCACTAACACCCCGGTGGAGACGTGGacgggccccaaggggaagcagtcCTACACCTACGTCGTGGAGAAAAATGCCACCATGAGCTTCACCTGGGCTTTCCAGCGCACCCCCTACCACGAGGCGGTgagggacggggggggggacccctCCCTAGGGGGGCTGCAGGTGCCGGGGGGCGCGGGTGGGCGATGGTGACGGGTGCTCTCGGTGCCAGGGCCGGCGGTACACCAGCGACGTGGCCAAGCTCTACTCCATCAACGTCACCAACGTGCTGGGAGGGGTGGCATCCTTCTGCCGGCGCTGCGCCCCTGAGCCGGCCGGATCCtgtgccccgtgtccccccgggaACGCCGTGGACCGTGGCTCAGgcacctgccagccctgcccacccGGCACCTATCTGCGGGGTCACCCCTCCGATGGGACCCCCGCCTGCCACCCCTGCGGCCCCGGCACCCGCAGCAACCAGGTACCCGTCCCTGCGTGTCCTCCGGGGGTGGGGGTCCATGGGGTGGTGGGGTGATGTCCCCACGGGCGATGCCAGCCACCCCCGGCCATCCCAAATGGGTGATGCTGTGGGCCCTAGAGGGGTGACACCGGCCCCCCACCCAAGATGTCCCAGATGGGTGGCACCAGCCAGCTCCAGGAGGGTGACACCAGCTCCCCCTCCATCACGGGTGGGTGACACCAGTCCCTCTGGTTGTCCCGGGTGGGTGGCACCGTCTGGATGGGTGATGCCaatccccagctgtccccagggaggtgacaCGTGCCCCTCTGGCCATCCTGGGTGGGTGACAGTGTCTGACCCTAGATGGGTGATGCCAGCCCCCCAGCCATCCCCAGCGAGGTGACACCAGCCCCCCGGCCATCCCAGGTGGGTGACACTGTCTGGATGGGTGATGCCaatccccagctgtccccagggaggtgacaCCAGCCCCCCGGCCATCCCAGGTGGGTGACAGAGTAGGTGACAGTATCTGACCCCGGATGGGTGACACCACCCCCGGCTGCCCCTGACGGGCGATGCCAGCCCTCCGCTGTCCCCAAGGGGATGACCCCAGCTGTCCCTGATGGGTGACACTACCTGTCCCCAGCGGGGTGACCCCAGCCCCCGGCCGTCCCTGACTGTCACCTCCTGCCACCCCAGCTCCGCTCCCTCTGCTACAACAACTGCAGCTTCTCCCTGGCGCTGCCGGGCCGCATCCTGCACTACGACTTCTCGGCGCTGGCCGCCGGCACGGCCTTCACCAGCGGCCCCAGTTTCACCGCCAAGGGCCTCAAGTACTTCCACCACTTCAACATCAGCCTCTGCGGCAACCAGGTGAGGCCGGGgcggcaggcagcgctgcccgccgcgcaggcagcacccgcagcgctgcccacctgcctgctgGCACGGGGTTAGGGTCTTCCCCGGGCCGTGGGAACAGGCGGGGATGGGTGCATGGGGTGAGGGAAGCGCGTGTATGCGTGCATATAGAGCGTAAACACACGTGTGCGTGCGTATGTTGTGCAAAGACGCGGGTAGGCGCGCATATGTAGGGCAAACACACACGTGCAGTCATGCAAACACACACGCAGTCATGCAAACACACACGTGCAGTCAGGCAAACACACGTGCAgtcatgcaaacacacacacgcagtCATGCAAACACACACGCAGTCATGCAAACACACACCTGCAGTCATGCAAACACAGGCAGCCGTGCAAACGCATGCATGAGTTGTGCACACACAGGTGTACATGCAGTCATAGGTGCAcacgtagaatcatagaacggtttgggtgggaagggaccattaaagctcatccagtccaacccccctgccgtgggcagggacatcttcaaccagatcagggtgctcagaccccgtccaacctgacctggaacgttcccagggatggggcatccaccacctctctgggcaacctgcgccaggcTCTCACCATCTCAgtgtaaaaaaagtcttccttgtATCTactctaaatctcccctctttgaAGTAAaccatccccccttgtcctgtcgcaacaggccctgctaaaaactctgtccccatctttcttgtaagcccccctTAAGTtctgaaaggccacagtaaggtctccccggagccttctcttctccaggctgaacaaccccaactctctcagcctttcctcacagcagagctgttccacccccagatcattttggtggcctcctctggacccgctccaacaggtccatgtctgtcctgtgctgaggacccccgagctggacgcagctctgcaggggggtctcaccggagcagagcagaggggcagaatcccctccctcgacctgctggccacgcggCTTTTGGTGCAGCTcgggatacagttggctttctgggcttcACCCACCAgcactcccaagtccttctcgcagggctgctctccatcccttcatcccccagcctgtgttgataccgtggttgccccgacccaggtgcaggaccttgcacttggccttgttgaacctcatgaggttcacgtgggCCCACTCCTCGAGCTTGTCCgggtccctctggacggcatcccgtccctcaggcgtgtcgaccacaccactcagcttggtgtcatctgccaacctgctgagggtgcactcgatcccactgtctatgtcactgatgaagatattaaacagtaccagtcccagtacggacccctgtgggacaccactcatcaccgatctccatctggacattgacccgttgaccattaccctctgggtgcgtccatccaaccaattcctcacccacgggacagtccacccatcaaatccatacctctccagtttggagagaaggatgttgtgggggactgtgtcaaaggccttacagaggtccagacagacgacatctgtagcccttcccgtgtccgctgatgtagtcactccatcatagaaggccactaggttggtcaggcaggacttgcccttggtgaagccgtgctggctgtctcgaatcacctccctgtcctccatgtgccttagcacagcttccagaaggatctgctccatgacctccccaggcacagaggtgagaccgactggcctgcagttccccgggtcttccttttttccctttttaagaatgggggttatgtttccccttttccagtcagcgggaacttcaccggcctgccacgacttctcaaatatgatggagagtggcttagcaacttcatccgccagttccttcaggaaccgatctcatcgggtcccatggacgtgtgcaccttcaggttccttagatggtctcgaacctgatcttctcccacagtgggcggctcttcattctcccagtccctgcctttgccttctgcggcttgggtggtgaggctcgagcactgcCAGTGGAGACTGACATAAAAAagtcgttgagtacctcagccttctccatatcccaggtaaccaggtctcccgtttcattctggagagggcccacattttccctagtcttccttttatccccgacgaacctatagaagcttttcttgttgcccttgacgtccctggccagatttaattccatcatcagggctttagctttcctaacctgatccctggctgctcggacaatttctctgtattcctcccaggctacctgtccttgctgccacctctgtaggcttccttcttgtgtttgagtgtgtccaggagctccttgttcacccGTGCAGGCCTCTTGGCGTTTCTGCCTGacttctttgttgggatgcatcgctcctcagcttggaggaggtgatccctgaatattaaccaactttcctgggcccctcttccctccggGCTTTATCccacggcactctaccaagcagatccctgaagaggccaaagtctgctctcctgaagtccagggtagggAGCTTGCTGcgcgccctcctcagtgccctaaggatcttgaactccaccatttcgtggtcactgcagccaaagctgcccttgaccttcacattccccaccagcccctccttgttggtgagaacaaggtccagcatagcacctctcctccttggctcctctaccacttggagaaggaaattatcatcgacgcattccaggaatctcccggattgcttatgccctgccatgttgtccctccaacaggtatcggaagtcccccatgaggaccagggcttgtgaacgtgaggctgctcctatctgtctgtagagggcctcatcggctcggtcttcctggttgggtggcctgtggcagacccccaccgtaatgtcacctgtccctgccctccctttaatcctgaccataagctctcggtcggctcctcagccatccccaggcggagctccacgctcttcaggcgctctcctgctgacctgtgacccttctccaggctctgggcatctggccttggcatcaaactggtaggagtgggatggattgaggttcccctcccctggcaacttcagtttaaagccctcttcaccagcgtGGCAAGCCGAcgcccgaagatgctcttccccttctctgacagatggaccccatcagcccccagtagaccaggtttttCAAAGCCactcccatggtctaagtagccatTCGTTGACTCGCCAGATTCGagtggccctttcaaacccctccCTTTGACCGGGAGGACCGATGAAAAAACCGACCCAGAGCCGCTCAccgccgctcccagggctctgtaatccttctcgGTACCCCTCGGGCTGCT
This genomic interval from Calonectris borealis chromosome 26, bCalBor7.hap1.2, whole genome shotgun sequence contains the following:
- the ELAPOR1 gene encoding endosome/lysosome-associated apoptosis and autophagy regulator 1; protein product: MKAQACKPCAEGTYSLGTGVRFDEWDEVPHGFANVATNLEVDDGFGDTVENCTASTWVPLGDYVASNTDECTATLMYAVNLKQSGTVSFEYIYPDSSIVFEFFVQNDQCQPTVEESRWMRTTEKGWEFHSVELSRGNNVLYWRTTAFSVWSKVPKPVLVRNIGITGVAYTSECFPCKPGTYAPAAGSSACQLCPADTFSSKGATACQPCEPATYAEPGSASCKARPPCTDKDYFYTHTACDARGETQLMFKWAEPKICSEELPQAAKLPPSGVKTKCPPCNPGFAKSNGSACQPCPYGSYSNGSGCLSCPAGTEPALGLEYKWWNVLPPNMETTVLSGINFEYKGMAGWEVAGDYIYTAAGASDNDFMILTLVVPGFSPPSPVLEDAESKEVARITFVFETVCSVSCELYFMVGVNSRTNTPVETWTGPKGKQSYTYVVEKNATMSFTWAFQRTPYHEAGRRYTSDVAKLYSINVTNVLGGVASFCRRCAPEPAGSCAPCPPGNAVDRGSGTCQPCPPGTYLRGHPSDGTPACHPCGPGTRSNQLRSLCYNNCSFSLALPGRILHYDFSALAAGTAFTSGPSFTAKGLKYFHHFNISLCGNQGRKMASCTDNVTDARLPVGEGDPARVVTSYVCQSILVPPDVVGYKTAVSSQPVSLADRVVGVTAGSTLDGITSPPEHFPPGHPDLPDIVFFYRSNAVTQPCSGGRATAIRLRCDPLRPGAGTLTVPSKCPEGTCDGCTFHFLWVTGEGCPRCSAGHYRPIVGACLGGIQRTTYVWREPRLCRGGQSLPAQKVRGCRSVDFWLKVGISAGTCAAVLLAALAAYFWKKNQKLEYKYSKLVMNAAAKESELPAPDSCAIMEGEDAEDDLVFASKKSLFGKIKSLTSKRTSDGFDSVPLKTSSGSTAEEL